In Phreatobacter stygius, a genomic segment contains:
- a CDS encoding DUF2282 domain-containing protein — protein MSTRSIVSSTFLASAVATALSSFAAAAPLTDAQVRDAMSRGMEKCYGVVLKGQNDCAAGPGTTCQGTSTVDYQGNAWKFVAGGTCATMQLPGGRTGSLQALTRDLR, from the coding sequence ATGTCCACCAGATCAATCGTGAGTTCGACCTTCCTGGCGAGCGCCGTCGCGACCGCGCTTTCGTCCTTCGCAGCCGCGGCACCGCTGACGGATGCGCAGGTCAGGGACGCCATGTCGAGGGGCATGGAGAAATGCTACGGCGTCGTGCTGAAGGGACAGAACGACTGCGCCGCCGGTCCCGGGACGACCTGCCAGGGCACTTCTACCGTTGATTACCAGGGCAATGCCTGGAAGTTCGTGGCTGGCGGCACCTGCGCCACGATGCAGCTACCGGGAGGTCGCACCGGCTCGCTTCAGGCGCTGACGCGCGACTTGCGGTAG
- a CDS encoding DUF692 domain-containing protein, whose translation MKYLAPRPEPNASGMLRLPAHPVAGLAGTSLKHEHLPAILADVKQTGFFEVHAENYMGAGGPPHDALTRIRLSYPVSLHGVCMSIGGPEPLDKTHLGRFQALVDRYEPALVSEHLAWSTHDTTYFNDLLPLPYTLATLARVADHIDEVQEAIGRPILLENPSTYVLFAESTMNETDFIRELVRRTGCGLLLDINNVFVSATNHGYAALAYLADFPLEHVGEIHLAGHAEQADDEGDLLLIDSHDGPVADAVWTLFGVVIGHCGPIPTLVEWDSAIPDWPVLKAEATAAQAILDRHATSAIRDRTHAGA comes from the coding sequence ATGAAGTATTTGGCGCCAAGACCCGAGCCGAACGCATCCGGGATGCTCCGCCTTCCCGCGCATCCCGTGGCAGGCCTCGCCGGAACCAGCCTCAAGCATGAGCATCTGCCGGCCATTCTCGCCGACGTGAAGCAGACCGGCTTCTTTGAAGTTCATGCCGAAAACTATATGGGCGCCGGCGGCCCGCCACACGACGCGCTCACGCGCATCCGCCTGAGCTACCCGGTCTCGCTCCACGGCGTGTGCATGTCGATTGGCGGGCCTGAGCCTCTGGACAAGACCCATCTCGGGCGCTTCCAGGCGCTTGTCGATCGTTACGAGCCGGCGCTTGTTTCCGAGCATCTCGCCTGGTCGACCCACGATACGACCTATTTCAACGATCTATTGCCGCTGCCCTACACACTGGCCACGCTCGCCCGGGTCGCCGACCACATCGATGAAGTGCAGGAGGCGATCGGCCGCCCGATCCTGCTGGAGAATCCGTCCACCTACGTCCTTTTTGCCGAGTCGACGATGAACGAGACCGATTTCATCCGCGAACTTGTCCGGCGCACAGGCTGCGGCCTGTTGCTCGACATCAACAATGTCTTCGTTTCCGCCACCAATCACGGCTACGCCGCGCTTGCCTATCTGGCTGATTTTCCGCTTGAGCATGTCGGCGAAATCCATCTGGCGGGACATGCCGAACAGGCGGACGACGAAGGCGATCTCCTGCTCATCGACAGCCATGACGGCCCGGTCGCCGACGCCGTGTGGACGCTTTTTGGCGTCGTGATCGGCCACTGCGGACCGATACCGACGCTGGTCGAATGGGACAGCGCCATTCCCGACTGGCCCGTGCTCAAGGCGGAGGCCACCGCCGCGCAAGCGATCCTCGACCGCCACGCGACCAGTGCCATACGGGACAGGACCCATGCTGGCGCGTGA
- a CDS encoding MarR family winged helix-turn-helix transcriptional regulator, with the protein MTFRRTRSAGYMTNWAARLFARAIDRRLKEIGVSSGHLPVFFALGDGAALSQKALTEAAAIEQPTMAATLTRMERDGLILRRPDPQDGRSTLISLTPDAIEKMRAVREAIVAVNGAALTGLDEAERTAFLKALATVVANLEKAGA; encoded by the coding sequence ATGACCTTCCGACGCACCCGGTCCGCCGGCTACATGACCAATTGGGCGGCGCGCCTGTTCGCCCGCGCCATTGATCGCCGATTGAAGGAGATCGGCGTCTCCTCCGGTCATCTGCCGGTGTTCTTCGCCCTCGGCGACGGCGCCGCGCTGTCCCAGAAGGCACTGACCGAGGCAGCCGCCATCGAGCAACCGACCATGGCGGCGACGCTCACCCGGATGGAGCGCGACGGGCTGATCCTGCGCAGGCCCGACCCGCAGGACGGGCGCAGCACGCTGATCTCGCTGACGCCGGATGCCATCGAGAAGATGCGGGCGGTGCGCGAAGCGATCGTGGCGGTGAACGGCGCCGCCCTGACGGGATTGGACGAGGCGGAGCGCACGGCTTTCCTGAAGGCGCTGGCGACGGTGGTGGCGAACCTCGAGAAGGCGGGGGCCTAA
- a CDS encoding GlxA family transcriptional regulator: MASDPRRLVFVLFEGCLLLDFAGPLQVFELACETAPAHQPPYRWQIASLAGGLVRTSSGLEVMTTALGDCDLVGVDTLVVGGGPGVHQAAADAELVDWFRRNAPAVGRVCSVCTGAFVLAAAGLLQGRRAVTHWGSCGLLSERYPDIAVSTDPVFIRDGGIWTSAGVTAGIDLALALLENDLGHREAMRVARRLVVFLKRPGGQAQFSVPLTLQSEAEQGFENLSAWIQDNLQRDLRVEVLADKAGMSPRTFARLFRQKTGRTPGKVVEEFRVEAARRALEESALSMKEIAARAGFQDEEHMRRAFRRRLNVLPQDYRIRFRRGEAGTGSGTKPLPPVRLGSAP, from the coding sequence ATGGCTTCAGATCCCCGCCGCCTCGTCTTCGTGCTGTTCGAGGGTTGCCTGCTGCTCGATTTCGCCGGCCCGCTGCAGGTGTTCGAGCTGGCCTGCGAAACCGCACCGGCGCATCAGCCGCCCTATCGTTGGCAGATCGCGTCGCTCGCCGGCGGACTGGTGCGGACATCGTCCGGCCTTGAGGTCATGACGACGGCGCTTGGCGATTGCGACCTGGTGGGGGTCGATACATTGGTTGTCGGCGGCGGGCCGGGAGTGCATCAGGCGGCGGCCGATGCCGAACTGGTCGACTGGTTCCGCCGTAACGCGCCGGCGGTCGGGCGCGTCTGCTCGGTCTGCACCGGCGCCTTTGTGCTGGCCGCGGCCGGCCTGCTGCAAGGCCGCCGGGCCGTGACCCATTGGGGCTCCTGCGGGCTGTTGAGCGAGCGTTATCCCGACATCGCCGTGTCGACCGACCCGGTGTTCATTCGCGACGGCGGCATCTGGACCTCGGCGGGGGTCACCGCCGGCATCGATCTGGCGCTCGCCTTGCTGGAAAACGATCTCGGCCATCGCGAGGCCATGCGGGTGGCACGCCGGCTGGTGGTCTTCCTGAAACGTCCCGGCGGCCAGGCCCAGTTCAGCGTGCCGCTGACCCTGCAATCCGAGGCGGAGCAGGGTTTCGAAAACCTGTCGGCCTGGATCCAGGACAACCTCCAGCGGGATCTGCGGGTGGAAGTGCTTGCCGACAAGGCCGGCATGAGCCCACGCACCTTCGCCCGCCTGTTCCGGCAGAAGACCGGCCGGACCCCCGGCAAGGTGGTCGAGGAGTTCCGCGTCGAGGCGGCACGGCGGGCGCTCGAGGAAAGCGCGCTCAGCATGAAGGAGATCGCGGCGCGCGCCGGCTTCCAGGACGAGGAGCATATGCGCCGCGCCTTCCGTCGACGATTGAACGTGCTGCCGCAGGATTATCGGATCCGGTTTCGCCGGGGCGAGGCCGGCACGGGCTCTGGAACCAAGCCTCTCCCTCCGGTGCGCCTTGGCTCGGCCCCTTAG
- a CDS encoding DoxX family protein, which translates to MAPGPHVAGAAGWQAIGRVFYRAGAILRALAPPSLTQLVLRCALAVPFWRSGVNKWDGFLQLNEVAVLLFSSEFQLHLPGGPYSFPAPAVVAFAAGSAEILLPILLVLGLATRPAAFGLLVMTLVVQLTVPQGWPLHVTWAAMALAIMASGPGRISLDHWLDRWIKRRPG; encoded by the coding sequence ATGGCCCCTGGACCGCATGTCGCCGGCGCCGCTGGATGGCAAGCGATCGGCAGGGTTTTCTACCGCGCAGGCGCCATCCTTCGCGCCCTCGCCCCGCCGTCGCTGACCCAGCTTGTCCTGCGCTGCGCGCTGGCAGTTCCGTTCTGGCGATCCGGGGTCAACAAATGGGACGGTTTCCTGCAATTGAACGAGGTCGCCGTGCTGCTCTTCAGTTCGGAATTCCAGTTGCACTTGCCGGGCGGTCCTTATTCCTTCCCGGCTCCCGCCGTGGTGGCCTTCGCCGCAGGTTCCGCGGAAATCCTCTTGCCCATCCTCCTCGTTCTCGGTCTGGCGACGCGACCGGCTGCGTTCGGACTTCTGGTCATGACGCTCGTCGTGCAACTGACCGTGCCGCAGGGCTGGCCTCTGCATGTGACCTGGGCCGCGATGGCGCTCGCCATCATGGCGTCTGGGCCGGGGCGGATTTCGCTCGACCACTGGCTCGATCGGTGGATCAAGCGGCGTCCAGGATGA
- a CDS encoding MFS transporter codes for MNRNVILLCLAEALYVCYLSIGFTLISLVGQSLAIDKNLATLPFSLTIVASAVTTIGASMLMARIGRRPGFMVGAMIGVAGGALATFAIIGGSFWLFCAGNFLMGMFKAFAQYYRFAAGEVTEPDNRASAISLVLAGGVLAAVGGPQLAAFSRDLLAPVAFAGSFAAITVLALLTFVLTAFLKVPPVAKAVRSEGGRPLADIMKTPPFIVAVAAGSVGYSVMGFVMTATPLAVIGCGYSIGEAATVIQWHLLGMFAPSFLTGKLTARIGTSTVILTGAVLLLASAAIGVSGTTLGHFWVGLLMSGIGWNFMYVGATILLTENHAPEERAKVQAANEFIMFTCVSLSTFIAGAFYNLYGWTAVALLGVPPVILVLGLILWLMTRRRPEPASV; via the coding sequence ATGAATCGCAATGTCATTCTGCTCTGCCTCGCGGAAGCGCTCTACGTTTGCTACCTGTCGATCGGCTTCACGCTGATCAGCCTGGTCGGCCAGAGCCTGGCGATCGACAAGAACCTCGCCACCCTGCCCTTCTCGCTGACCATCGTGGCCTCCGCCGTCACCACCATCGGCGCCTCCATGCTGATGGCACGCATCGGGCGGCGTCCGGGCTTCATGGTCGGCGCGATGATCGGCGTCGCCGGCGGCGCGCTGGCCACCTTCGCCATCATTGGCGGCAGCTTCTGGCTGTTCTGCGCCGGCAATTTCCTGATGGGGATGTTCAAGGCCTTCGCCCAATATTACCGTTTCGCCGCGGGCGAGGTCACCGAGCCCGACAACCGTGCCTCGGCGATCTCGCTCGTGCTTGCCGGCGGCGTGCTGGCCGCCGTCGGCGGACCGCAGCTCGCCGCGTTCAGCCGCGACCTGCTGGCGCCGGTGGCCTTTGCCGGGTCGTTCGCCGCCATCACCGTGCTGGCCTTGCTGACCTTCGTGCTGACCGCCTTTCTGAAGGTCCCGCCGGTCGCCAAGGCCGTCAGGTCGGAAGGCGGCCGGCCACTGGCGGACATCATGAAGACCCCGCCGTTCATCGTGGCGGTCGCCGCCGGCTCGGTCGGCTACAGCGTCATGGGCTTCGTCATGACCGCCACGCCGCTGGCGGTGATCGGCTGCGGCTACAGCATCGGCGAAGCCGCCACCGTCATCCAATGGCATCTGCTCGGCATGTTCGCGCCGTCGTTCCTGACCGGCAAGCTGACCGCCCGGATCGGCACCTCGACGGTGATCCTGACCGGCGCCGTGCTGCTGCTGGCAAGCGCGGCGATCGGCGTCTCCGGAACGACGCTCGGCCATTTCTGGGTCGGGCTTCTCATGAGCGGCATCGGCTGGAACTTCATGTATGTCGGCGCGACCATTCTCCTGACCGAGAACCACGCGCCGGAAGAGCGGGCCAAGGTCCAGGCAGCCAACGAGTTCATCATGTTCACCTGCGTGTCGCTGTCGACCTTCATCGCCGGCGCCTTCTACAACCTCTATGGCTGGACCGCCGTTGCCCTGCTCGGGGTACCGCCGGTCATCCTGGTGCTCGGCCTGATCCTCTGGCTGATGACGCGGCGACGGCCCGAACCGGCCTCGGTCTGA
- a CDS encoding enoyl-CoA hydratase/isomerase family protein: MDQGTVRFTREGAIAHVLFDRPQARNAMTWAMYEQLAEICATIRADRTLRVATFRGAGGKAFIAGTDIHQFQAFTSGEDGIAYEARIEAILTALETLPVPTLAVVDGWCVGGGLAIAACCDLRIATADAQFGIPIARTLGNCLSAANYARLVAELGVARTKRILLMAEMIPAAEARDAGFLLDVVEEGIDGRVAEITGRLVNHAPVTMRVSKEAIRRILKAVEVDGDDLVRECYGSRDFRIGVDAFVAKRTPEWTGS; this comes from the coding sequence ATGGACCAGGGAACCGTCCGTTTCACCCGCGAGGGCGCCATCGCCCACGTCCTGTTCGACCGGCCACAGGCGCGCAACGCCATGACCTGGGCGATGTATGAGCAACTGGCCGAGATCTGCGCGACCATCCGCGCCGACCGCACGCTGCGGGTCGCGACCTTCCGCGGCGCCGGTGGCAAGGCCTTCATCGCCGGTACCGATATCCATCAGTTCCAGGCCTTCACATCAGGCGAGGACGGCATCGCTTATGAGGCGCGGATCGAGGCGATCCTGACCGCGCTCGAAACCTTGCCGGTGCCAACCCTCGCCGTGGTCGACGGCTGGTGCGTCGGCGGCGGCCTGGCGATCGCCGCCTGCTGCGACCTGCGCATCGCAACCGCCGACGCCCAATTCGGCATTCCGATTGCCCGGACGCTCGGCAATTGCCTGTCCGCCGCCAATTACGCCCGCCTGGTCGCCGAGCTCGGGGTTGCGCGCACCAAGCGCATCCTGCTGATGGCCGAGATGATCCCGGCCGCCGAGGCGCGTGATGCCGGCTTCCTGCTCGACGTGGTCGAGGAAGGCATCGACGGCCGCGTCGCCGAGATCACCGGGCGCCTGGTCAACCACGCCCCGGTCACCATGCGGGTCAGCAAGGAGGCCATCCGCCGCATCCTGAAGGCGGTCGAAGTCGACGGCGACGACCTGGTTCGCGAATGCTACGGCAGCCGCGACTTCCGCATTGGCGTCGACGCCTTCGTCGCCAAACGCACGCCGGAATGGACCGGCAGCTGA
- a CDS encoding TetR/AcrR family transcriptional regulator has protein sequence MAAARKPKPKSKPLARRASVGARRNPDSEAAVLAAARGLLAEKGYAGFSIDEVARRAGAGKPTIYRWWPTKADLFIAVYAEDKAASIAAPDTGSLARDLAEFTRALWGFWRETPSGRAFRALVAEAQASQAALDALRVKFLPERIDLLRHIFARAAARGEIDAADIETLLALYIGFNWFHLLTGRVEDEVEAIERMARIIVRGGGAGPTRAPEAAPQAKPRARTRQLALQLTLLPEE, from the coding sequence ATGGCGGCCGCCCGCAAACCCAAGCCCAAATCCAAACCCCTTGCCCGCCGCGCCTCGGTCGGCGCCAGGCGCAATCCCGACAGCGAGGCTGCCGTGCTGGCCGCCGCGCGCGGCTTGCTGGCGGAAAAGGGTTATGCCGGTTTCTCGATCGACGAGGTGGCGCGCCGCGCCGGAGCGGGCAAGCCGACGATCTATCGCTGGTGGCCAACCAAGGCGGATCTGTTCATCGCCGTCTATGCCGAGGACAAGGCGGCGTCGATCGCCGCGCCGGATACCGGTTCATTGGCCCGCGATCTCGCCGAGTTCACACGCGCGCTCTGGGGCTTCTGGCGCGAGACGCCTTCGGGGCGGGCGTTTCGGGCGCTGGTGGCCGAGGCGCAGGCGAGCCAAGCCGCGCTTGATGCGTTGCGCGTCAAGTTCCTGCCCGAACGGATCGATCTGCTCAGGCATATCTTTGCCCGCGCCGCGGCGCGGGGCGAGATCGATGCCGCTGATATCGAGACGCTGCTGGCGCTCTATATCGGCTTCAACTGGTTTCACCTGCTCACCGGTCGCGTCGAGGACGAGGTTGAGGCCATCGAGCGGATGGCGCGCATCATCGTGCGCGGTGGCGGCGCGGGTCCAACGCGCGCGCCGGAGGCCGCTCCGCAGGCAAAGCCGCGAGCGCGCACCCGGCAACTAGCGCTACAGCTGACGCTGCTGCCCGAGGAGTGA
- a CDS encoding DUF1772 domain-containing protein produces MTIRLVFHILAICGAATFAGAMLNIGLSFGAYWKRLPPAEFLDWFGANGWLIGRTIPLFVVPTFIGLAGALWLDWNAPVARGLWLASLAAMIGIGVITFAWHIPTNNAFAAKSIALADIRATLDLWLQLHAVRILLGLASAVLGVVAISR; encoded by the coding sequence ATGACCATACGCCTGGTCTTCCACATCCTCGCCATTTGCGGCGCCGCGACCTTCGCCGGCGCCATGCTCAATATTGGCCTCTCCTTCGGCGCCTATTGGAAGAGGCTGCCACCGGCCGAGTTCCTCGACTGGTTCGGCGCCAATGGCTGGCTCATCGGGCGGACCATCCCGCTCTTTGTCGTCCCGACCTTCATCGGGCTTGCCGGCGCGCTCTGGCTCGACTGGAACGCGCCGGTCGCAAGGGGGCTCTGGCTCGCATCCCTGGCCGCGATGATCGGCATCGGGGTCATCACCTTCGCCTGGCACATCCCGACCAACAACGCCTTCGCGGCCAAGTCCATCGCGCTGGCCGACATCAGGGCGACACTGGATCTCTGGCTCCAGCTGCATGCCGTCCGCATCCTGCTGGGCCTGGCCTCAGCCGTTCTCGGGGTGGTGGCGATCAGCCGGTGA
- a CDS encoding YciI family protein, producing the protein MRFMMLMIPRGYETAAPGTLPDAEAVAAMMKYNQELKAAGVLITLDGLHPPSMGARVTFPGGKAKVTDGPFSEAKEVLGGYWMIDVKSKAEAVAWASRCPGTDDATIEIRQVQEFDDFPADVQAELKDFTEMHAGEARNG; encoded by the coding sequence ATGCGATTCATGATGCTGATGATCCCCAGGGGCTATGAGACCGCGGCGCCCGGCACGTTGCCCGACGCCGAGGCGGTGGCCGCCATGATGAAATATAATCAGGAGCTGAAAGCGGCCGGCGTGCTGATCACGCTGGATGGCCTGCACCCGCCGTCGATGGGCGCGCGGGTGACCTTTCCCGGCGGCAAGGCCAAGGTGACCGACGGTCCCTTCTCCGAGGCCAAGGAAGTGCTCGGCGGCTATTGGATGATCGACGTGAAGTCGAAGGCGGAAGCTGTCGCCTGGGCCTCACGCTGTCCGGGCACTGACGACGCGACCATCGAGATACGCCAGGTGCAGGAATTCGACGATTTCCCGGCCGATGTGCAAGCCGAGCTCAAAGACTTCACCGAGATGCATGCCGGCGAAGCGCGGAACGGCTGA
- a CDS encoding DNA-binding domain-containing protein encodes MLARERPADDFGDKPGYARAFAAALLDPGRPPPSSLTGPAGKAAGKRYDVYRNNITVSLVNALAATFPATARIVGVDFFRAMARAHVRAAPPSSPLLFEYGHGFADFIEAYEHAQPMPWLADVARIERAWLDAYHAADAEPLTPQALGSVASDRLADTVLTPHPATRILRSRFPALTIFVANRSDGPVGRIRATEPEDALVTRPGLEVVVRRLPPGGTVFLMHLVAGAPLGAAAAAALADSPEFDLSASIVGMLEAGAFIAANQGG; translated from the coding sequence ATGCTGGCGCGTGAACGCCCCGCGGACGATTTCGGCGACAAGCCTGGCTATGCGCGGGCCTTTGCCGCCGCGCTGCTCGATCCCGGTCGACCGCCGCCCTCGTCGCTCACCGGGCCAGCCGGCAAGGCCGCGGGCAAACGTTACGACGTCTATCGCAACAACATCACCGTCAGTCTCGTCAACGCGCTGGCGGCAACGTTTCCGGCGACGGCGCGCATTGTCGGCGTGGATTTCTTCCGGGCGATGGCGAGGGCTCATGTGCGCGCCGCGCCACCCTCATCGCCGCTTCTGTTCGAATATGGCCACGGCTTTGCCGATTTCATCGAAGCTTATGAACATGCGCAGCCGATGCCATGGCTGGCGGACGTGGCGCGCATCGAGCGGGCCTGGCTCGACGCCTATCACGCCGCCGATGCCGAACCGCTGACGCCCCAGGCTCTGGGTTCCGTAGCGTCGGACCGGCTGGCCGATACCGTTCTGACGCCCCATCCGGCGACCCGGATCCTGCGCTCCCGGTTCCCGGCACTCACCATATTCGTCGCAAACCGGAGCGACGGCCCGGTCGGGCGGATCCGCGCAACCGAGCCGGAGGACGCGCTGGTGACGAGGCCCGGTCTCGAGGTCGTTGTCAGGCGCCTGCCACCTGGCGGCACGGTCTTTCTGATGCACCTCGTCGCGGGCGCGCCACTCGGCGCGGCCGCCGCGGCGGCGCTTGCGGACAGTCCGGAATTCGATCTCTCCGCCAGCATCGTCGGGATGCTCGAGGCCGGTGCCTTCATCGCGGCAAATCAGGGAGGATAA
- a CDS encoding M20 family metallo-hydrolase produces MTQSRTSQSKTSQSRTSDAVDGQRLWDRHMALARFGARDDGGVDRPTLSGVESEARAQVIAWGRRIGLKPFTDGIANLFLRYEGRDPALPPVVAGSHIDSQPTGGKFDGVFGVLAALEAVEAMAARGARPLRPIEIVAWTNEEGSRFAPGMTGSDVFTGTKTLDQVLPIRDAQGVSIADAVKAILAGDQGVPLRPFGLPIAAYVEPHIEQASVLEAAGIPLGVVTGIQGTRRYRVTVTGEAAHAGTALRADRRDALMAAVRMIAAMDQAAMEPADTLLTVGLMQVTPNAPSVVPAEVFFSIDLRHPDNTIVDRVDGEIRRIVEAERGPCQVALKQIQHSPSLTFAPAIRDAIGKAAGALDIPAMDVYSAAGHDARQLHYVCPAGMIFVPCRGGISHNPAEWAEPAHLTAGTQVLADVLWDLANRA; encoded by the coding sequence CCTCCCAATCGAGAACATCGGATGCGGTCGACGGCCAGCGGCTGTGGGATCGCCATATGGCGCTTGCCCGTTTCGGCGCCCGCGACGATGGCGGCGTCGACCGCCCCACCCTCTCAGGCGTCGAGAGCGAGGCGCGCGCCCAGGTGATCGCCTGGGGCCGGCGGATCGGGCTGAAACCGTTCACCGACGGCATCGCCAACCTGTTCCTGCGTTACGAGGGGCGCGATCCCGCGCTGCCGCCGGTTGTCGCCGGCTCGCATATCGATTCCCAGCCGACCGGCGGCAAGTTCGACGGCGTGTTCGGCGTGCTGGCGGCACTCGAAGCGGTGGAGGCCATGGCGGCGCGCGGCGCGCGGCCGCTCCGGCCGATCGAGATCGTCGCCTGGACCAATGAGGAAGGCTCGCGCTTCGCGCCGGGCATGACCGGATCGGACGTCTTCACCGGCACCAAGACGCTCGACCAGGTTCTGCCGATCCGCGACGCCCAGGGCGTTTCGATCGCCGACGCGGTGAAGGCGATCCTCGCCGGCGACCAGGGCGTGCCGCTCCGGCCCTTCGGTTTGCCGATCGCGGCTTATGTCGAGCCGCATATCGAACAGGCCTCGGTGCTGGAGGCGGCCGGCATTCCCTTAGGTGTCGTCACCGGCATCCAGGGCACCCGGCGCTACCGGGTGACGGTGACGGGCGAAGCCGCCCATGCCGGCACGGCGCTGCGCGCCGACCGCCGCGACGCGCTGATGGCCGCGGTCAGGATGATCGCCGCCATGGATCAGGCGGCCATGGAGCCAGCCGATACGCTGCTCACCGTCGGGCTCATGCAGGTGACGCCCAACGCCCCTTCGGTGGTGCCGGCGGAAGTGTTCTTCTCGATCGACCTGCGCCATCCCGACAATACGATCGTCGACCGGGTCGATGGCGAGATCAGGCGCATTGTCGAGGCCGAGCGCGGGCCCTGCCAGGTCGCGCTGAAGCAGATCCAGCACTCCCCCTCGCTCACCTTCGCGCCCGCCATCCGCGACGCCATCGGCAAGGCCGCCGGCGCGCTCGATATTCCGGCCATGGATGTCTATTCGGCTGCCGGCCACGACGCACGCCAGCTGCACTATGTCTGCCCGGCCGGCATGATTTTCGTGCCCTGCCGCGGCGGCATTTCGCACAATCCGGCGGAATGGGCCGAGCCGGCGCATCTGACCGCCGGGACCCAGGTTCTCGCCGATGTGCTTTGGGATCTCGCCAACCGCGCCTAG
- a CDS encoding DJ-1/PfpI family protein, with protein sequence MSDKPIQIGLLFFPGMTQLDVTGPFEVFARLPNARIHLLWKRIEPVVSDVGLPLMPTTTFADCPDLDVLCVGGGPGQVTVMDDDDLQAFLRDKGGSARYLTSVCAGCLMLGGAGLLDGYRSACHWLLIDQLKAFGAIPVDQRVVVDRNRISGGGVTAGIDFGFKVAALLCGEDVARRLQLFLEYQPEPPFDITVQNAPPELLAEIRAAAVPMVRERAAAGQRALAKLRASERPRTEKAIA encoded by the coding sequence ATGTCGGACAAGCCGATCCAGATCGGACTGCTGTTCTTTCCCGGAATGACCCAGCTCGATGTCACCGGGCCGTTCGAAGTCTTCGCCCGCCTGCCGAATGCGCGCATCCACCTCCTCTGGAAGCGGATCGAACCGGTGGTCAGCGATGTCGGCCTGCCGCTGATGCCGACCACCACTTTCGCCGACTGCCCGGATCTCGACGTGCTCTGCGTCGGCGGCGGCCCGGGCCAGGTCACCGTCATGGACGATGACGACCTGCAGGCCTTCCTGCGCGACAAGGGCGGTTCCGCCCGCTACCTCACCTCGGTCTGCGCGGGCTGTCTGATGCTCGGTGGCGCCGGCCTGCTCGACGGCTACAGATCGGCCTGCCATTGGCTACTGATCGACCAGCTCAAGGCCTTCGGGGCTATCCCGGTCGATCAGCGCGTGGTGGTCGACCGCAACCGCATTTCCGGCGGCGGCGTCACCGCCGGCATCGATTTCGGTTTCAAGGTGGCGGCCCTGCTGTGCGGCGAGGATGTCGCCAGGCGGCTGCAGCTCTTCCTCGAATACCAACCCGAGCCGCCCTTCGACATCACCGTCCAGAATGCCCCGCCGGAACTGCTGGCCGAGATCCGCGCCGCGGCCGTGCCGATGGTCCGCGAGCGCGCGGCCGCGGGCCAGCGGGCGCTCGCCAAGCTCAGGGCGTCCGAGCGGCCTCGAACGGAAAAGGCCATTGCCTGA
- the fhuF gene encoding siderophore-iron reductase FhuF encodes MTNALAPLLDGQLAFLKEKLAFADDPREAVHGADLTDRTVLRDILARYGEAYPGQDPRAVASLWSKWHFAVVLEPALATNMLLDWALPTGLGDIGLIFTAEARAQALKVSRAGHAFKPATAEARFAALIDGHLEPVIAALAGETGITPRVLWSNAGNYFEHALRTVERATSSAQPGVVHAKALLASRTRADGRPNPLFEPVYYLDQQAETGRRRRICCIRYLIPEQKYCGACPIVRKDRASRDADERQAARART; translated from the coding sequence GTGACCAACGCGCTCGCGCCGCTGCTCGACGGCCAGCTGGCCTTCCTGAAAGAAAAGCTCGCCTTCGCCGATGACCCGCGCGAGGCAGTCCATGGCGCCGATCTCACCGACCGGACGGTCTTGCGTGACATCCTGGCGCGTTACGGCGAGGCCTATCCCGGCCAGGACCCGCGCGCCGTCGCCTCGCTCTGGTCGAAATGGCACTTCGCCGTCGTGCTCGAGCCGGCCTTGGCGACCAACATGCTGCTCGACTGGGCCCTGCCGACCGGTCTCGGCGACATTGGCCTGATCTTCACCGCCGAGGCGCGGGCGCAGGCGCTCAAGGTGTCCCGTGCCGGCCATGCCTTCAAGCCGGCGACGGCGGAGGCGCGTTTCGCCGCGCTGATCGACGGCCATCTCGAACCGGTCATTGCCGCGCTCGCAGGGGAAACCGGCATCACGCCGCGGGTGCTCTGGAGCAATGCCGGCAATTATTTCGAGCATGCGCTGCGCACCGTCGAGCGGGCGACCTCGTCAGCCCAGCCCGGCGTCGTTCACGCCAAGGCTTTGCTGGCGAGCCGGACACGAGCGGATGGCCGGCCGAACCCCTTGTTCGAGCCGGTCTATTACCTCGACCAACAGGCTGAGACCGGCCGGCGCCGGCGGATCTGCTGTATCCGCTACCTCATTCCCGAACAGAAATATTGCGGTGCCTGTCCGATCGTCCGCAAGGATCGGGCGAGCCGCGATGCGGACGAGCGTCAGGCGGCGCGCGCGCGAACATGA